aaaaacgacATGATAAATTCTAGATTACACTGTAGTTTTGGATCATAATTTGGAAAATTTTTTGTCATTTATGGTAGCCAGAAAGATTTTAGCTGTCATTCAAAAACACATGAAAATTTTGAAGTTATCGTGGATTTAAACACCATTCCTTCCATCCTTGATGGTATTTCCTTCCTTCTCTCTAGGATATACTACTTTTACTAATGTTTTCAGCTTTGGTTTGATCTACGAACTTTCTATGAGACTGCAGTAAAATAAGAATCCTTATTTGGGGCATACCCGAAAATTTTAGGTGTACAAAACAAGACAAAACTAGGTCATGTGTATAGtcccttagagcatccacagtgggcgagtataaccaaaaatttgggatgagatcgtgacgcagtgggacggagtaaagatcaaattccagccaaagatcaaattccagaccatatttggtcgcgaccaaataccaaatcctaatatagtcgggcgtaaatttaaagtacgcttgttgctgggcgtaaatttaaaatacgcttgttaacgggcggagatttaaattacgcccgatgaaaattcaaattaaaaaaaaaaaatgaggcgtaaacttaaagtacgcctgttgacaggcgtaaacttaaagtccgcctggtgattgattgggcggacatttgagatacgcccgatgaaatttttttggggcggatctttaaattacgcgcgaccaaattttaatcgccaccgttacgtgacaacacggactaaacccaaaatttgatcttttttttgatctttgatctttggttttgatcgcaccactgcagttgctcttatccACCTATTTTTCATAATGGAAATACTATCCTTAGTGATTAGTCTCCAATATTAATGATTagttaattaattattttggaatttttaattttcttaaaacttttaaaaaatttcaaaattttttttaacatttaaaaaaaattaacttttttttaAAAACTTTTTTGTTTAAATCTTTTTTCtaactattttttctttttttctttcttctctcatagcaaagaaaaagataataGAAAGTATTTCCTACAAACCCAAGTCTTATTTGATTGATAAATTCTGATTAAATCGAAAAAACCAGGATCTTATGATAGCTAcatagtgaagttcggctgacaaTTGAAACAAACTATCAGTTGAATTTCTCATTGTTCTTCATTCTGAAGTTGCCGATGAACAGTCCGGTTGATAATTAAACACGAAAATGTTAGTCGAACTTCACTTTATGAAAAAATATAATGCTAAGTTCGGTTGTTCTATTTTTCACTTGAATCTGTCAATCCTAAGTTCGAGTACTAACTTGTCAACTGAACATGGGtatgttttcatgaaacctacaaTAGGATGACAAGTTATAACGAAGAACACCCAAGGTTCGTCTAACAAATTATTAGCCGGATTTAGGTATGTTTTACAAAAACTTAGGTTTCGTaaataaagaaaactaaaaaatagaaaaagcaattataaaaattaaagaaaatataaaagtaattttttaaaaaaatattaatataaagaACAAAAAGAATATTGTAATTTTACAGATTTAAGGGTATATTAGTAACTTAACTCTTTCGAGGACACTCCTTATAAGCATCTATAGGATAGGGTTACTAAAATATAATCCCTAGAATTTTCGCGTATGCCTCAAACTTTGATTCAAAAATAAAAGGGGTGGGATCCGTTGACACGGTTATAATGATATAATCTTGACATTGAACTGAGCCCAAccgacaatgaatttgaagctaattttttggagacatgttcttcttataagtctctaTACTCCAACCGaaaatgagagcattccgagatgtataagaccaccatctaccattttgaatatcagccgttgaagattaacggttgaaattaaaattttggtagaaatgtagagttttatacgaggaacatgtcatcaaaaaattagcttcaaattcattgccgGTTAGACTCGGTAGAAAAAATGAAGTTAAAATGTCAtgattatgtcattataaccatgtcaatgGATCCTACCCAAAATAAAATGGATCACATCGATAAATGATGGGCCTCGTGGACCAAACTCCAAAGTCACCATCCTAATCCAAACACAAAAATTTGAAATTTCAGTAATATCAAATTGACTGAAAGCAACTAGATGAGACCTAAAATGTACTGGTATTTATTTTTAGTCTCACAAATGATAAATAGAGAGCAGATCTTGTTTACCTACTGGCAAATCTCAGATTAAGCTCACTACAAGTAAGAGATTCACAGATGAATATGACAGAAACACTCCTGAATCCTGAAATAAAGAGGTAATTTCATACTTTTGGAAAGTGATGCTGATTAGTTCTTCCATGGGAGAACATCAAGCCCAAATAACTTCccgttttgttttccttttcagGTGTGCAGTGGTTACAGGTGCCAATAAGGGAATAGGATTTGAGATTTGTAGGCAATTAGTCTCTAATGGGATCTTTGTTGTATTGACATCTAGAGATAGAAACAAGGGTCTTGAAGCTGTTGAAAATCTCAAAAAATCTGGACTCCCAAATGTGATTTTTCATCAATTAGATGTTATGAATCTAACTTCTGTCTCATCCTTGGCTGAATTCATCAAAACCCACTTTGGAAAACTTGATATCTTGGCAAGAATCTCTCAAATATAGTACTATATTTCCATCTTTCTATATGATTTTGTATCTCTATGAATCCTTGCACAAAATAATGGTTGAGCATAATAATCCTGTACCTAATGGAAAATCACCCTTTGTTGCTGTGCAGGTGAATAATGCAGGCATTGGTGGGGTGAGAATAGTAGACAAGGATCAATTAAAGGTTCTGATGCTTGAGGATGAAAAGGTAACTCTACTGAACAATCTTCATTTGCTATCTTGTAAATATTTGTTAAGTGCACAATTTTGAAATGCCTGAACTCCATGTTTAAATTTTGAGTATAGTTTGCGCAACGCGGTTAAAATTAGAAGCAAAAGGGTTTAGTTGACATATATTAGTCATAGAAGTGCAAATGCTCAGAGCCCTTTTGCTTTCTTATTAGCATCATCACTATCAATCTGGATCAATCCCCAGGATTAAGTCAGTTTCTATCGATTGAATACGCTACACAAAGCTTAAGCTTGATAACAAGTTTGTAGGTACTTCCGAATGCTGCTGTTCTTAATTCGATGTATGTGTGTATTGGTGCAGTATTTGGAGAACCCAAAGTTGAAACAGATATGGACAGAACCGTATGACGACGCAGAAAAATGTCTTAAAACAAATTACTACGGCGTCAAGGCGGTGACTGAAGCCTTTATTCCTTTACTTGAGCTATCTGATTCAAGAATAATTGTCAATGTTTCTTCTGCCATGGGGATTCTGAAGGTACCTAACAAAATTTACTTCCATCAATTACAAATGTGCTGACTAAAAAATCATGCTTATTGAACCGAGTTTGGTCTTTGTTTTCAGAATGTTGGCAATGAAAAGGCTTTCGAAGTGCTCAGCGATGCTGATTGTTTAACGGAAGAAAGAATAGATGTGGTGGTGAATACATTTCTAAACGATCTTAAAGAGGGTTGCTTAGAAGCAAAAGGTTGGCCAACATTACTTTCTGCTTATACAATCTCAAAAGCATCAGTTAATGCGTAcactaggattttggcaaaaaaatTCCCTACTTTTCGCATAAACTGTGTTTGTCCTGGTTTTGTCAAAACCGATATAAACTTTAACAGTGGGGTCTTGACTGTTGAACAAGGTGCTAAAAGTCCTGTAAGATTAGCTCTTTTACCAGATAACATAACTTCTTCTGGGTTCTTCTTTGTTCGTGAAGAGGTATCGtcattttgaatttgtaatgtACAACAACTTTACTAGTTTAACATTTGCTAGTGTTGTAGCTACAAGCGTAATTGAGTTTGAATGATATAAATTTCTGGGTAACTTGTCTAAGCATTGTTCTGAGTTCTCTGTTGATGGTTTCTGAGAAGAACCCTTTTTTCATGGCTTGAATCCAAGTAATACATTGGTAGATCAGGTGGGGGACAATCTACTGGCGATGGAAACCTTGCTCTTTTTTTGCCCAGTCCTAGTTTATgatgaaattcttttttttgtcagAACTTAGAGTCTTAGACATCTGCAATAGTATTTCGGGTAAGCTATGTAGACATAGTAACATTCACGGTTAACTGCAAATCTCACAAGCTGTACGAGGACGAACTTATTTCTTTTATTACCAGACCACTGCTAATTCTCTAATTTGTAGAGATAGTAGACatgacattttattttattttatgattaatataccaaaaaaaaaaaaaaattatcagaaGAACAGCCTCATCAAACTGCACAAGGAAGCGAGCATATCAGAGATTTACCATTGCCTCTACAAGTGCCGTATTATAGTGTAAAACTTTAATGTGCAATCCCTCTAAAAGATGCATTTGTGGAGTTCTAAATGGTGTAAAACAGATTTACGGAAAGCGCTATATGATATGCAGACATGACATCTTTCTTGCTGCTAATACCCATTATGCATTAAAATGGTGTTACTTCTCCATTGGTAAAGTACAAGCCGGAAGGTCCATCGTCAGGTACAAGAGCCAAATTCACAATTTTTTCCGCACCTTCTTTTGTTGTGAGAAATCCAGTATTGCAATTAATATCTGTCTTGACCCAACCAGGACATGCACAATTTACGCGAAAAGTAGGAAATTCCCTTGCTAAGATCCTTGTATAAGCATTCAAACATACTTTTGAGATTTTATACGCAGGCATATATAAAGGCCATCCTTTTGTTTCTAAGGAATCTTCCTTGAAATCCATCAAAAACATGTTGACAATCTCATCCACTCTCTCTTCTGTTAAGCCATCACCGTCACTAAGCATTTCCAAAGCCTTTTCATCGGAGATATACTAAAATCAAAACAAGCAGTGAATACATTTTCTGTGATGGTAGTATGAAAATTTTGGCTCTAGGGTCTTATGTACCTTCAGCTTTCCAGCGCCGGAGGAAACATTAACAATTCTTGGTGAATCAGAGAGTTGGAGTAAAGGAATAAGTCCTTTAGTCACTGATTTGACACCATAGTAATTTGTTTCCAGACATTCTTGTGCTAATTCGTAAGTCTCTTTTACCATTTGTTTCAAATTTGGTTTCCCTTTGTTCTGATCCTTCTGCAACAGTGAGATAGTAAATCAACTTATGTAGCCAGACAAGTTGCAATCTCAATAATAAGATACATCATTAGATAGATATTTACCAAGTGCCATCATACCATCAGTATCAGTAATAATTCCAGAAATTCCAGCATTGTTTACCTTTGTAGCATTCAAAACTAGGTAAATACTATATAGAAATTCAGATCAAAGCACAGTTGAGTACCATAATGGTTTATAGTGTTTGGATACTTCTTACCAAGATATCAAGCTTTCCGAACTGGCTTCGGATGAATTCAGCTAGAGAAGAAATAGTAATAGGATTCatgacatcaagttgatgaaaAACAACATTAGAAAGTCCAAATGAATGCTTGAGCTTCTCAACGGCTTCTAAACCCTTGGTTACATCTCTAGCCGTTAACACAACTGAAATCCCACTAGCAGCTAATTGCCTACAAATCTCAAATCCAATTCCTTTATTTCCACCGGTAACAACTGCGCACCTGAAAATACAGATATACAAGAACACGCAGTTTCATGCTAATTCTGATGTAAAATATTATAATTTGGTTTTTTTCTCCATTATAAGTACTGTACCTTGTTTTTTCCCCAGTATCTGAATCCATTTTTGCAGTTATGATCGACTGTTTCTTAGAttgtcttttctttcttctttgttaatGCTAGATTGATGATAAGATATATGAAGCCGGGAGAATTGAATAGTGATGTCATTAGTGACCATCTAGTACTACACTAAGTTTAAAAAGTTATAGTTGAAATTTGACTTTACTTGTGGGCTAATTATGTTCCACGTTAGAGCGACTGATTATGCTATTACTGACTTTACATTCTGCCAGTAGCTAATGGTCCTGGGATAACACCTCCAAAAACCGTAACTTCTCTCCCGCACCACACATGTTCCTATCCGCATTTATGCAAAGAGAACCCCCACAATGTTTTAGTATGAAATGGTGATGAGATTTGTTAGGTTGAGCCTTAAGATTTATTTTGGATGGCAAGCTTGGACTTGATCAATATGCATTTTTCAATGAGCCTATCCTCTCCCAAATAAATTGCTCTCTATACCTCTCCTGTTCAGAGCAATTGTTTTGCAATCCATGGAGAAAACCAACTCCGCTCTGGCAGAGAAGAGGCAagtattatcttcttctttttctagtTTACTCAAATGACTACATATTTGCTTCCCAACCTTAAATCTTGGTTAATGTATCTAAATGTTTTTTCAGGTTTGCAGTTGTTACAGGAGCTAACAAAGGAATTGGACTAGAGATATGTCGCCAGCTTGCTTCCAAAGGAATCACCGTCGTATTGACTGCTAGAGATCAGACCAAGGGAACTAGAACTGTTGAAGCTCTTAAACTGTCGGGACTTACTGATGTGATCTTTCATCAACTTGATGTAAATGATGCAATTAGTGTCACTTCATTTGCTGATTTCACGAAAACCCGTTACGGAAAAGTTGATATCTTggtaaggaaaaaaaaacatgaatcctatcttcttcttttttctattATACTGATGAGTGAAAGAAATAACTAGCAAATTTAGTGCTCCTAATTTAATTTTGAGCAGGTAAATAATGCAGGGGACAATGGAGTAACAGTACAAATCAGTGAGGTTGTTAAAGACTTGAACATTCGAGATAGTGATGTAAGTACTCAGAGTCAAGTATACGTATATGTATATGTATTATGCATGCATCCTTTTCAAGTTCGTAAGTTCGTATATGTAAGACTGATTATTAGTGTTGTAACAGGAGAAAGATGAGGCTGCCAATTTGTGGAAGGAAGCTGTTAAGGAGACGTACGAGAGGGCACAACAATGCATTGAAACAAATTACTACGGAACTAAAAGAGTAACTGAAGCACTGCTTCCTCTTCTTCGACTCTCTAATTCGGCAAGAATAGTGAATGTTTCCTCCTTATATGGTCAACTAAAGGTAACAGCTAACATCACAATTGCAGTGGTTTCTCTAGTGTATTGTAGAAACACATTGTTCATTTGCAAACAGCTAACTGTAGATTACTGTCACAGTATATCTCGAGTGAAACGATTAAAGAGGAGCTAAGTAACGTTCATTGCTTAACAAATGAGAAATTAGACGAGCTTATGCGAAAGTTCTTGAAGGATTTTAAGGAAGGTACGTTGAGGACTAATGGATGGCCTGTCATAGCTTCTGCATATAAAGTCTCGAAAGCTGCTATGAATGCTTACACTCGAATTCTAGCTAGAGAATTACCAACTTTTCGTGTTAATGTTGTTCATCCTGGTTTGGTTAAAACGGATCTTTCACTCAATAGAGGAAATTTAACCCCTGATGAGGGTGCTAAAGCACCAGTTATGGTGGCATTGTTGCCTTCTGATGGCCCTTCTGGATTTTACTTTGACCAGATGGAGATTTCAACCTTTTGAGTTAAAAATGTTTGAAATGAAAATTGATGTACAATAGCTGTTTTTCCTATTTAGCTCGTTAATTTTGCAATATGGAACAATACTTTcttagttttgaattttttttgagttttagcaCCATATGATGAGAGTACTTGCTCTACAATGCCAAGTATAATTGAAATACTGCGTCTTAAATAAAAGCCTGTTTGATGAGTAAAAGTAAAAGTGCTTATACTTCTCCTGGAGTCATTTTTAGAAATCGGTCCCAAATGTTTTTGCTTTTAACATTCATTTTGAAATTTTGGATTCCAAGCAAACTTCTAAGATTTTCAACTTAACTAGGTCGAAAAAGTTGCTTCATTTGTACTGTCACGTGTTGTAACCACATATCTTTATTCACTAGGACGCTCATGCTAGAGAAAATTCATGCCAATGATTGTTCCCCATTGTGTCGCTCCAAGTGTCATGCGTCTTTCTTTGCCATATAACCGACTGCAGTGAGTGTTTGGTTGCGCCTGTGCCTTCGGCGTACCATCCAAGCCTTGGTCATCATGCCTTGGACAAGGAAATTTGGTCATTCTTCTTGCTGGGCATATTCGAATTCTCAAACACCCAACAATCCAGGAACAGTGATGCATTTGTCATATACTGGTatcagcatcattgttgagtaACTTCATTTGTCGGACTAGTGCACCTTTGTTCTCATGACACTGACTACAAACACATGATTATAAGACTATTACACGGGAAAGTCAAGCGAGCCGATATCCACCAaggagtttcattttcttttgttaTCCTCTTTAATCAAAATCtctgtacttttttttttcttttctttcctcttGTCACGTTAAATCAATGCATTAGTGGCAGAGGTGGGTGGGGTAGAAGCTAATGTTTACCTTACATGTAAAGTGAGAGAACCTAATGAGACATTTACAGACCATTCAGTCTGGTTTCTCTCGAAGGCAATGGATGTTGGATGATCACTGTAGGTGTCTGCTGTACTGCACCATACATAAGTGACCCCAGCAATGCTTTAATGAGAAATAGTGACAGACCTTTAGCTTAAGATATGTGCAGGTTTTGGACTGCAAATTTGGACAAATCCAGACGAGAACCTCTCTATTTCTCTCCGACTGTTCAGAGCAATTTGTCACATTGATTTtgcaaactatggaagaaacCATCTCTACAACAGCAGAAAAGAGGCAAGTGTTTTATTCTTTATTCTGTTGTCCTAAAATGACTATATATCCTAACCCAAAATCTTGCTAAAATATATCTAATTCTTTTTTCAGGTGTGCGGTTGTTACAGGAGCTAATAAAGGAATAGGACTAGAGATATGTCGTCAGCTCGCTATTAATGGTATCACCGTTATACTAACCGCAAGAGATGAGACCAGGGGAACTCGATCTGTTGAAGCTCTTAAAGGGTCAGGACTTGCTGGTGTGATTTTTCATCAGCTTGATGTAAACGATGCAACTAGTGTTACTTCATTGGCTGGTTTCATCAGAACTCGATACGGGAAACTTGACATCTTGGTAAAAAactgaggaaaaaaaaaatctatcgtTATTTTTGTTCTAGTTGAGTTCGTAAATGAAAGTAAGAACTAGATAAAAACTTTGTCAAATTCAGTGCCCCTAATTACTTTGAGCAGGTAAACAATGCAGGGGACAACGGAGTAAGACTACAAATTACTGAGGAGGCTATGAAAGACATGAACTTTCGATATGGTGATGTAAGTCTTGATGAAGTATACGATCTTATCATTTTTGAGTTCTTAACTGTCTAATACTGCCTTGATGTTAAAAAAGGATTAATTATTAGTATTGTTGAACAGGAGAATGATGAGATTGCCAAGTTGTTGGAGGAATCCATTGAGGAGACATACGAGAGGGCAAAACAATCCATAGAAACAAATTACTATGGAACCATAAGAATAACTGAAGCACTGCTTCCACTTCTTCAACTCTCCAATTCAGCAAGAATTGTGAATGTTTCCTCCGTATATGGTCAACTAAAGGTAACATCTAACATCAAGATCCTTAGTTGTTTCTCTGGTGTAGATGCACATTGTTCATTCACTTTATTGTGTTAATTACTGTCTCAGTTTATCTCGAGTGAGACGATTCAAGAGGAGCTAAGAAATGTTGATTGCTTAACGGTAGAGAAACTGGACGAGCTTATGCAGAAGTTCTTAAAGGATTTTAAGGATGGGATGTTGGAGACTAATGGATGGCCTGTATTAGTTTCTGCGTATAAAGTCTCGAAAGCTGCTATCAATGCCTACACTCGAATTCTTGCGAGGAAGTTCCCAACTTTTCGTGTTAATGTTGTTCATCCTGGTTTGGTTAAAACAGATATTGCATTCCAACAAGGTAACTTAACACCGGATGAAGGAGCTAAAGCACCGGTTATGGTGGCATTGTTGCCTTCTGATGGCCCTTCTGGTTTCTACTTTGACCAGATGGAGATTTCAACCTTTTGAGTTAAAAACggtttgtgaacacataaatcacgaagccatccacgtgttcacaaaccatatgcgcatacatcctaattctagaattgtacgtcgtatgcatAAAGGGGATAATTAtgtcgattcatcgactcgaagccttcgggcttgtcattgtctagtcgagtaTTATCGTAAATAATGTTCgaataaaggaataaaccaagaatcaagtataaatgttaagcatatgaagtttaaggctgaatgtaaggtgctgaaatataaataagacagatttacgtggttcggcactaaggcctacatccacggggctggtgtttcactatgtattgaatggttacaaagatagtcgaatgactttagaatatacataggtctgcggaagtagggggattacttactcttcctatttctctctcctatattctcctataattgctctgaaTTGGTCGACCCCTCtttcttagtggagaggggtatttatagggttggaacgtgggtcccatttctgaggtgccgttgtaatcttatcttcttgtgctttgtgcctattacgcagaggtcttcggcatatgctgcggcctgagcttgaatacgaaggttatcctcgcctcttccacgagctgattgacacgtgtatatctctttggtatttaatgcgggtagatggatgtctgctcgtgtcagacaagtgtctctttgtctggtcacatctgtgtcagccaaacttcctctcggccgttgatctgggatcttcctcgggattgggtgtgataacacccaaggggtattatctggtgctcctctgagccatcatacctctgtgatcctctgtccctgaccgtcagatctgctgaccggtggcatcttctgatgagatgcttgctatcatgttttgatatcttgttttgcatgccttccacgtgtctctttctgtacacgtggtggatgatgaaaggtgtacatacaatttgcccctcttcttctgacttgggcgtattttgcaattttgaagaagaaaggttcctacacgtttcccactttgcattaactttccccgtaactgctccttggtacgaggagcagttattgtcttctctagcttcataaataggaaagagaatgtgaaaaaaaacttttatcctcttcttgtcagtgttcatcctcttgttttctattcttgttctttagtcatttattatcatcattcttgtgaggaagataacaacattcaattttctgtttctttcgctctcgattgttgttcccctgtatcttttgatatctccgatcctcctttcttcgactgtggttggtgcttgtcgtcctcttctatacaggtatggggtttttcattagtgttcatcattgatttatctatgtatctacccgtttgtctcctgctgctgtattcttggttttgtgatgaagacatacatgtcgaagcatatatgcttgcccctgttctttgttacaacgtctgtgagtccgtatctaagtattatccctggagttggatggagtattttttagttcttagggtttttaatgtttatccggatgaaccatcaattatgggttttttgatctttagtgatctcctcgtattcttctctaaactgtttttgtgtttccttgtagatatgtctgatcgtccgcggctccttaccaaaccccgccgtctag
The nucleotide sequence above comes from Papaver somniferum cultivar HN1 chromosome 8, ASM357369v1, whole genome shotgun sequence. Encoded proteins:
- the LOC113304449 gene encoding (+)-neomenthol dehydrogenase-like; this translates as MNMTETLLNPEIKRCAVVTGANKGIGFEICRQLVSNGIFVVLTSRDRNKGLEAVENLKKSGLPNVIFHQLDVMNLTSVSSLAEFIKTHFGKLDILVNNAGIGGVRIVDKDQLKVLMLEDEKYLENPKLKQIWTEPYDDAEKCLKTNYYGVKAVTEAFIPLLELSDSRIIVNVSSAMGILKNVGNEKAFEVLSDADCLTEERIDVVVNTFLNDLKEGCLEAKGWPTLLSAYTISKASVNAYTRILAKKFPTFRINCVCPGFVKTDINFNSGVLTVEQGAKSPVRLALLPDNITSSGFFFVREEVSSF
- the LOC113304451 gene encoding salutaridine reductase-like isoform X1; its protein translation is MDSDTGEKTRCAVVTGGNKGIGFEICRQLAASGISVVLTARDVTKGLEAVEKLKHSFGLSNVVFHQLDVMNPITISSLAEFIRSQFGKLDILKDQNKGKPNLKQMVKETYELAQECLETNYYGVKSVTKGLIPLLQLSDSPRIVNVSSGAGKLKYISDEKALEMLSDGDGLTEERVDEIVNMFLMDFKEDSLETKGWPLYMPAYKISKVCLNAYTRILAREFPTFRVNCACPGWVKTDINCNTGFLTTKEGAEKIVNLALVPDDGPSGLYFTNGEVTPF
- the LOC113304451 gene encoding salutaridine reductase-like isoform X2, with the protein product MDSDTGEKTRCAVVTGGNKGIGFEICRQLAASGISVVLTARDVTKGLEAVEKLKHSFGLSNVVFHQLDVMNPITISSLAEFIRSQFGKLDILDQNKGKPNLKQMVKETYELAQECLETNYYGVKSVTKGLIPLLQLSDSPRIVNVSSGAGKLKYISDEKALEMLSDGDGLTEERVDEIVNMFLMDFKEDSLETKGWPLYMPAYKISKVCLNAYTRILAREFPTFRVNCACPGWVKTDINCNTGFLTTKEGAEKIVNLALVPDDGPSGLYFTNGEVTPF
- the LOC113304450 gene encoding salutaridine reductase-like — its product is MEKTNSALAEKRFAVVTGANKGIGLEICRQLASKGITVVLTARDQTKGTRTVEALKLSGLTDVIFHQLDVNDAISVTSFADFTKTRYGKVDILVNNAGDNGVTVQISEVVKDLNIRDSDEKDEAANLWKEAVKETYERAQQCIETNYYGTKRVTEALLPLLRLSNSARIVNVSSLYGQLKYISSETIKEELSNVHCLTNEKLDELMRKFLKDFKEGTLRTNGWPVIASAYKVSKAAMNAYTRILARELPTFRVNVVHPGLVKTDLSLNRGNLTPDEGAKAPVMVALLPSDGPSGFYFDQMEISTF
- the LOC113304448 gene encoding salutaridine reductase-like; protein product: MEETISTTAEKRCAVVTGANKGIGLEICRQLAINGITVILTARDETRGTRSVEALKGSGLAGVIFHQLDVNDATSVTSLAGFIRTRYGKLDILVNNAGDNGVRLQITEEAMKDMNFRYGDENDEIAKLLEESIEETYERAKQSIETNYYGTIRITEALLPLLQLSNSARIVNVSSVYGQLKFISSETIQEELRNVDCLTVEKLDELMQKFLKDFKDGMLETNGWPVLVSAYKVSKAAINAYTRILARKFPTFRVNVVHPGLVKTDIAFQQGNLTPDEGAKAPVMVALLPSDGPSGFYFDQMEISTF